A region of Planococcus sp. MSAK28401 DNA encodes the following proteins:
- a CDS encoding glycine betaine uptake BCCT transporter produces MNKATKVFYIAFALVILTVGFGVIAPELFEQGTVTIRNYINTAFGWYYLTIMAILLILVIVIIFSPYGKIRLGRDSDRPEFSTFTWVSMLFSAGMGIGLVFYGAAEPLSHFAIQPATAEIGSDEAFKEALQRTYYHWGIHIWTMYGMVALSLAFFQFRKGEPALISSTLKPLFGDRMNGPLGTLVDVLAVFATVFGVATSLGFGAAQINGGIAYLFGAPQEEWVQIVIIAVVTLLFIMSAWSGLNKGIKYLSNTNMVLAITLLALVLVLGPTILILNIYTETFGAYIQNLIGLSFQSAPLNTENRSWLDSWTIFYWAWWIAWAPFVSMFIARVSKGRTIREFLIGVVLAPTIFGSFWFGTFGTTAIDMQKSGIDLTAFSTEQTLFAAFSHLPLGMIMSILAILLVSTFFITSADSATFVLGMQSTNGSLLPSNQIKILWGIAQSLVAAILLSVGGLTAVQNTIIIAALPFSFIMILMVIALFKALNAELQLMQRKK; encoded by the coding sequence ATGAACAAAGCAACTAAAGTTTTTTATATCGCATTCGCACTCGTCATTTTGACTGTCGGTTTCGGGGTCATCGCTCCGGAATTATTTGAGCAAGGCACTGTAACCATTCGCAACTATATTAATACTGCTTTCGGCTGGTATTACCTTACAATCATGGCAATCCTCCTGATTCTCGTCATTGTGATTATTTTCAGCCCTTACGGCAAAATCAGGCTCGGCCGCGATTCGGACCGTCCGGAGTTTTCTACTTTCACTTGGGTCTCTATGCTATTTTCAGCAGGCATGGGAATCGGCCTGGTCTTCTATGGGGCAGCTGAGCCACTATCGCATTTTGCAATTCAACCGGCCACTGCTGAAATAGGGTCGGACGAAGCGTTTAAAGAAGCCCTGCAACGTACTTATTATCATTGGGGCATCCACATTTGGACAATGTATGGAATGGTCGCCTTGTCCTTGGCTTTCTTCCAATTCCGCAAAGGAGAACCTGCCCTCATCTCATCTACACTAAAACCTTTATTCGGTGATCGAATGAACGGCCCGCTCGGCACATTGGTCGACGTTTTGGCTGTATTCGCTACCGTATTTGGCGTAGCTACTTCGCTCGGATTTGGCGCTGCTCAAATCAATGGCGGGATTGCCTATCTTTTCGGCGCCCCTCAAGAAGAATGGGTGCAGATCGTCATCATCGCCGTAGTGACATTGCTGTTTATCATGTCGGCTTGGTCCGGCCTTAATAAAGGCATCAAGTACCTTTCCAATACGAACATGGTGCTGGCGATCACGCTCCTTGCACTCGTTCTTGTTCTCGGGCCGACCATCTTAATTTTGAATATCTATACCGAAACTTTCGGGGCTTATATTCAAAATCTCATTGGATTAAGCTTCCAATCCGCTCCTCTTAATACTGAAAATCGCAGCTGGTTGGATAGCTGGACCATCTTCTATTGGGCATGGTGGATTGCTTGGGCGCCGTTTGTCAGCATGTTCATCGCCCGTGTTTCAAAAGGCCGGACGATCCGTGAGTTTTTGATCGGTGTTGTTTTAGCACCAACAATCTTTGGGTCATTTTGGTTCGGGACTTTCGGAACGACTGCTATCGATATGCAAAAAAGCGGCATTGATTTGACGGCCTTTTCCACAGAGCAAACTTTGTTTGCGGCATTCAGCCATTTACCGCTTGGCATGATCATGTCGATTCTTGCCATTTTGCTCGTCAGCACATTCTTCATCACGTCTGCAGATTCTGCGACTTTCGTGCTCGGCATGCAGTCAACAAACGGCTCCTTGCTCCCGAGCAACCAAATCAAGATTCTTTGGGGCATCGCCCAGTCGCTCGTCGCCGCAATCCTGCTTTCGGTCGGTGGATTGACTGCTGTGCAAAACACCATTATTATCGCGGCTTTGCCATTTTCATTCATCATGATTTTAATGGTTATTGCGTTGTTTAAAGCCTTAAATGCAGAACTTCAATTGATGCAGCGCAAGAAATAA
- a CDS encoding SLOG family protein, giving the protein MLKRLVITGYKPHELGIFDDKHEGVRFIKKALENRLRTLIDEGLEWVILSGQLGVETWAAEVVIELQEEFPQLHFAILTPFEDQEKNWNEAKQEKYEFLLSQADFHRSLTNKPYEAPWQFVEKNKFFLRNSDGILLIYDEETEGSPKFIKQEAERYADKNEYDILIITADDLRIVAEEEQQNEWNGW; this is encoded by the coding sequence ATGCTTAAACGCTTAGTCATCACCGGCTATAAACCACATGAGCTCGGCATATTCGACGACAAGCACGAAGGCGTTCGCTTTATCAAGAAAGCGCTCGAAAACCGCCTGCGCACATTAATCGACGAAGGGCTCGAATGGGTGATCCTGAGCGGCCAGCTCGGTGTCGAAACTTGGGCTGCTGAAGTGGTGATCGAGTTGCAGGAGGAATTTCCGCAGCTGCATTTCGCCATTCTCACGCCTTTCGAGGACCAGGAGAAAAATTGGAACGAAGCCAAACAGGAAAAATATGAATTCCTTCTATCTCAAGCCGATTTTCACCGCAGCTTGACGAATAAGCCTTACGAAGCGCCGTGGCAGTTTGTCGAGAAAAACAAGTTCTTCCTCCGAAATTCCGACGGCATCCTGCTGATTTACGACGAGGAAACGGAAGGCTCACCAAAGTTCATCAAACAAGAAGCCGAACGTTATGCCGACAAGAATGAATACGACATCCTTATCATTACCGCCGACGATCTGCGCATCGTCGCGGAAGAGGAACAGCAAAACGAATGGAATGGCTGGTAA
- a CDS encoding threonine ammonia-lyase, protein MVNIEDVEQARSRIQDIIHKTPIVHSQSLQEKWGRRVFFKAEHLQKTGSFKIRGAANAVTNAVSDGATLVTAASSGNHGQAVAYVANELGISSVIVVPTDASPAKVAAIKAYGGQVEYCGTTSAERIPHAKLLAHQMNGVYIPPYDHRDIIAGQGTTGLEMVEQMPDADVIVVPVGGGGLISGILTAVKARRPDVLVIGAEPALANDTALSLERGEITAIGPTETIADGLRTSQPGDLTFPIVSELLDGLVLVKEQEIIEAMRDIAVRTKQLVEPSGAVAAAAVMSGKAGTSDQTIIAVISGGNVDLPRFAGLLNAAETE, encoded by the coding sequence GTGGTCAATATTGAAGACGTGGAGCAAGCAAGAAGCCGCATTCAAGACATCATCCATAAAACGCCGATTGTGCATTCGCAGTCGCTCCAGGAAAAATGGGGGCGCCGAGTGTTCTTCAAGGCGGAGCATTTGCAGAAGACGGGATCGTTCAAGATTCGTGGAGCTGCGAACGCTGTGACCAATGCTGTGTCGGATGGGGCGACACTCGTAACGGCCGCTTCTTCGGGAAATCACGGCCAAGCAGTCGCTTATGTGGCCAATGAGCTCGGCATCTCCTCTGTCATCGTCGTGCCGACGGATGCAAGCCCGGCAAAAGTCGCAGCAATCAAAGCGTATGGCGGGCAGGTGGAATATTGCGGCACGACTTCAGCGGAGCGGATTCCGCATGCCAAGTTGCTCGCGCACCAAATGAACGGCGTCTACATTCCTCCGTATGACCATCGCGACATTATCGCCGGACAAGGAACAACTGGCTTGGAGATGGTCGAGCAAATGCCGGATGCTGACGTCATCGTTGTGCCTGTCGGGGGCGGCGGATTGATTTCAGGGATCTTAACGGCTGTGAAAGCACGGCGTCCGGATGTATTGGTGATTGGCGCAGAGCCGGCGCTTGCGAATGACACGGCCTTATCTTTGGAGCGGGGGGAGATTACAGCGATCGGCCCGACCGAAACGATTGCCGACGGCTTGCGGACGTCGCAGCCGGGAGACCTGACGTTCCCGATTGTGAGCGAGCTGCTCGACGGGCTGGTGTTGGTAAAGGAACAGGAAATCATCGAAGCGATGCGCGATATCGCTGTACGCACCAAGCAATTGGTGGAGCCTTCAGGTGCAGTTGCGGCAGCTGCTGTCATGTCGGGCAAAGCAGGCACATCCGATCAAACCATCATCGCGGTGATTTCGGGAGGCAATGTCGACCTGCCGCGTTTCGCCGGCTTGCTGAACGCTGCTGAAACCGAATGA
- a CDS encoding SDR family oxidoreductase, translating into MPVMDLFDLTGKTAIVTGGGRGLGAQIAEGFAEAGANVVLCSRKVEACEEVAKQLEAKGVKTLALACDVTNPQDVKNVVEKTVEAFGTIDILVNNSGASWGAPVSEMPLEAWNKVMAVNVTGTFLMSQAVGEVMIPQNSGKIINIASVAGLGGIDPQLMDAIGYNTSKGAVITFTKDLAAKWGRHNIKVNAIAPGFFPTKMSKDVMKHGEEGLLARTPLNRFGTDEDLKGAALFLAAKASDYVTGDVVMVDGGMHAM; encoded by the coding sequence ATGCCAGTAATGGATTTATTCGATCTAACAGGTAAGACAGCAATCGTGACGGGAGGCGGCCGAGGCCTTGGCGCACAAATTGCCGAAGGTTTCGCGGAAGCCGGCGCCAATGTGGTGCTATGTTCGCGCAAAGTGGAAGCATGCGAGGAGGTCGCCAAGCAACTCGAAGCGAAGGGTGTGAAAACTTTGGCGCTCGCTTGCGACGTCACCAATCCACAAGATGTCAAAAATGTCGTCGAGAAGACCGTCGAGGCGTTCGGAACGATTGATATTCTCGTAAACAATTCAGGGGCTTCCTGGGGAGCGCCGGTATCTGAGATGCCGCTTGAAGCATGGAATAAAGTGATGGCAGTCAATGTCACTGGGACGTTTCTCATGAGCCAGGCAGTTGGGGAAGTGATGATTCCGCAAAACAGCGGCAAAATTATCAACATCGCTTCAGTCGCCGGGCTCGGAGGGATTGACCCGCAGCTGATGGATGCGATCGGCTACAATACGAGCAAGGGCGCAGTGATCACGTTCACAAAAGACCTGGCCGCGAAATGGGGGCGCCATAATATCAAGGTCAACGCCATCGCGCCTGGTTTCTTCCCAACGAAAATGTCGAAAGACGTGATGAAGCATGGCGAGGAAGGCTTGTTGGCTAGAACACCGTTAAACCGTTTCGGGACAGATGAAGACTTGAAAGGCGCGGCTTTATTCCTGGCGGCGAAAGCATCGGATTATGTTACAGGCGATGTCGTGATGGTCGACGGTGGCATGCACGCCATGTAA